A window of Desulfobulbaceae bacterium genomic DNA:
GTCGGGGCACTGTTGATTGGACTCTCCTTTGTCAAGGCCATCTCTCTGGTCAAGAAGATTCCCTACGTCGGGGTCGATCACCTGGCAGGGCACCTGCTCTCCGTCTTTTTAGGGGATAAGAAACCGAAATTCCCCTTCATCGCTCTGATCGCCTCAGGCGGACATTCCAGCATCTTTCTGGTCACCTCGTTCTTTGACTATCAAATCCTGGGCCGCTCCCGTGACGATGCCGCGGGTGAAGCCTTTGACAAGGCGGCCAAACTTCTTGGACTCCCCTACCCAGGCGGCCCGATTGTCAGCCAGAGGGCTACCGAAGGCAACCGAAAGGCAATCGCTTTCCCCCGTGCCTGGCTCGCCCCGGATAGCCTCGACTTCTCCTTCAGCGGCGTCAAGACCTCTGTGGCCAACCATGTCAACGAATGTCGCAAGCGGCAACTGGAGCCCGCCATTGCTGACATCTGCGCCTCATTCCAAGAGGCGGTGGCCGAGGTCCTAGTAGTT
This region includes:
- the tsaD gene encoding tRNA (adenosine(37)-N6)-threonylcarbamoyltransferase complex transferase subunit TsaD, whose amino-acid sequence is MIILGVESSCDETAAAVLAHGELVANVINSQIDIHRRYGGVVPELASRHHLENIYPVVQAALDEAGITLEQLDGMAVTQGPGLVGALLIGLSFVKAISLVKKIPYVGVDHLAGHLLSVFLGDKKPKFPFIALIASGGHSSIFLVTSFFDYQILGRSRDDAAGEAFDKAAKLLGLPYPGGPIVSQRATEGNRKAIAFPRAWLAPDSLDFSFSGVKTSVANHVNECRKRQLEPAIADICASFQEAVAEVLVVKTIKAAEQRGIKRVVVAGGVAANPRLREIFSAQCADRSISLYLTPSEFCTDNAAMIALAGSYQFEAKKTLTYDMDAYSRTPILQ